AGCAGATGCTTGTACAGTACCTGCCCGGCAGCGAAGGTGAAGTTGGCGACCTGCAGCAACAGGAAACCGAGCAAAAAGCCGCTGCTGATACCGTCGTAGCGGATGATCCCGGCGCCCAGCACGGCCACCAGCGCGGCGACCAGCGCCCAGGGGTTGAATCGACGATTGAGGGCATCCTCGATCAGCGTCACGTGTAGCGGCGTGAGGATGGTGAACAGCAACACCTCCGGCACCGTCAGCACCGAGAAACTCAGGTACAGGCAGACGTAGGTGATGCCGAACTGCAGCGCGCCGATCAGCAGCATGCCGCGCACGAAGGCCGGGGCATGGCCGCGCCAACGGGTAAGCGGCACGAACAGCAGACCGGCGATGACGATGCGCGTCAGCACCGCGAAGTAGCTGTCGACCCGACCGGCCAGGTACTCACCGATCAGGCTGAAGGAAAACGCCCACAGCAGGGTCACGATCAACAGATAGCGCATGGTCACCTCAGGAACAGGCGGCGACCTTAGCGCGTTCATCGCGGGCGTACAATCGACAGTAGGCGAACCCCACCGGCCTTACGTGCAAGCCGTCGCCACCGGGCAAGAGCGTGTCGCCAGACCCACGTAAAAAAGCCGGTCATTGCTTGCGCAATGCCCGGCAGAAGCGCCCAGGAGCCCAGGCGCCAGGAGAGTTTCGGGTCAGGCCACTTCAGCCAGCTTGGCTTTGGCCTGGGCCAGGCCTTTCTCGCTGAACTCGGCGCCCAAGTTCATGCCTTCGGCATGAATAAACTGCACATCGTGGATGCCGATGAACGCCAGCGCCTGACGCAGGTAGGGCTCCTGATGATCCAGGCCACTACCGGCGTAGATACCGCCACGAGCCGTGAGCACGAAGGCACGCTTGCCGGTCAGCAGGCCCTGCGGGCCGGTTTCGGTGTACTTGAAGGTGACGCCAGCGCGCAGC
The genomic region above belongs to Pseudomonas sediminis and contains:
- a CDS encoding carboxylate/amino acid/amine transporter — encoded protein: MRYLLIVTLLWAFSFSLIGEYLAGRVDSYFAVLTRIVIAGLLFVPLTRWRGHAPAFVRGMLLIGALQFGITYVCLYLSFSVLTVPEVLLFTILTPLHVTLIEDALNRRFNPWALVAALVAVLGAGIIRYDGISSGFLLGFLLLQVANFTFAAGQVLYKHLLLKHPSSEPQYRRFGFFYLGALLIALPAFLLLGNGERLPSNALQWSVLVWLGVVASGLGLYWWNKGASLVDGGTLAVMNNALVPAGLLVNLLIWNHDADLLRLALGGAVIAASLPLVNLGRTRRTPAEVR